One Triticum dicoccoides isolate Atlit2015 ecotype Zavitan chromosome 5B, WEW_v2.0, whole genome shotgun sequence genomic window carries:
- the LOC119311280 gene encoding protein ODORANT1-like, whose translation MGRQPCCDKLGVKRGPWTAEEDRKLMAFILGNAGRCCWRAVPKLAGLLRCGKSCRLRWTNYLRPDLKRGLLTDDEERLVVDLHAKLGNRWSKIAAKLPGRTDNEIKNHWNTHIKKKLIKMGIDPITHEPLEVRKQPQQASLSTTSAQSSTITIECKSNNGGKSQQQDTHINRDKDASSVGSESSPPELSGANTDNTTGGTNGIHDQDPLVKWLLEDEDDLPTIGIVEEPWLDFTVENDVDKFNSIPSAMSWDIGATDWLLDYQDFGAGDSSLLDDASMVDSSSGSNL comes from the exons ATGGGGCGGCAGCCGTGCTGCGACAAGCTGGGGGTGAAGCGCGGGCCGTGGACGGCGGAGGAGGACCGGAAGCTGATGGCCTTCATCCTCGGCAACGCCGGCCGCTGCTGCTGGCGCGCCGTGCCCAAGCTGGCCGGCCTGCTGCGCTGCGGCAAGAGCTGCCGCCTCCGCTGGACCAACTACCTCCGCCCCGACCTCAAGCGCGGCCTCCTCACCGACGACGAGGAGCGGCTCGTCGTCGACCTCCACGCCAAGCTCGGCAACAG ATGGTCCAAAATTGCTGCCAAGTTACCAGGAAGGACAGATAATGAGATTAAGAATCATTGGAACACACACATAAAGAAGAAGCTCATCAAGATGGGAATTGACCCGATCACACACGAGCCCCTCGAAGTCCGAAAGCAGCCACAACAAGCTAGCCTATCCACAACGTCTGCACAATCCTCGACCATAACGATAGAATGCAAGTCCAACAATGGGGGAAAAAGCCAGCAGCAGGACACACACATCAATAGGGACAAGGACGCGTCATCAGTCGGCAGCGAGTCCAGCCCGCCGGAGTTATCAGGCGCAAACACCGACAACACTACGGGTGGTACCAACGGCATCCATGACCAGGATCCACTAGTGAAGTGGCTGCTGGAAGACGAGGATGACCTCCCCACCATTGGCATCGTCGAAGAGCCGTGGCTTGACTTCACAGTCGAAAATGATGTTGACAAGTTCAATAGCATTCCTTCTGCCATGTCGTGGGACATTGGAGCGACGGATTGGCTGCTCGACTACCAAGATTTTGGGGCAGGGGACTCGAGTTTGCTTGACGATGCCTCCATGGTCGACAGCTCAAGTGGATCAAACCTCTAA